Proteins found in one Campylobacter canadensis genomic segment:
- the acpP gene encoding acyl carrier protein, whose translation MMYFDSVKKLIAKELGVEEESIKPESKISEDLGADSLDVVELILGIEEEFQISIPDEDAQKISTVQDIVDYIKEHK comes from the coding sequence ATTATGTATTTTGACAGCGTAAAAAAATTAATCGCTAAAGAACTTGGAGTTGAAGAAGAAAGCATTAAGCCAGAATCAAAAATTAGTGAAGATTTAGGTGCTGATTCTTTAGATGTTGTTGAGTTAATTTTAGGAATTGAAGAAGAATTTCAAATTAGCATTCCTGATGAAGATGCACAAAAAATTTCAACAGTACAAGATATTGTAGATTATATAAAAGAACACAAATAA
- a CDS encoding FecCD family ABC transporter permease — protein MMKLISVILLLFVALISLSIGNYDINITQNLKFIYAIFNKNILNENDYLAFMIFIKLRLIRIIAAFLVGGALSLCGAIFQGIFANNMASSYTLGLNSAACFGASVAILLSLPSIFTQIFAVLSALISLLFCIFVKDKNSIILAGILIAAFFQSLIALIKFIADPFLKLPQIVFWLLGSFSAVRFEDIILILPLYIFSLVFLFLLRFKINILCVNDNFAKSFASDNKKLRILVIFLCTLLSACAVCLCGIIAFVGVIIAHFVRFFGVYNYSKLLFYSFIYGGIYLIIIDDFARAISDVELPIGVFTSIIGVVILIFILIKEKKC, from the coding sequence ATGATGAAATTAATTAGTGTTATTTTATTATTATTTGTTGCTCTAATATCACTTAGCATAGGTAACTACGATATAAACATAACACAAAATTTAAAATTTATTTATGCAATTTTTAATAAAAATATACTAAATGAAAATGATTATTTAGCTTTTATGATTTTTATAAAATTAAGACTAATAAGAATAATAGCTGCCTTTTTAGTAGGAGGCGCATTAAGTCTTTGTGGTGCAATTTTTCAAGGAATTTTTGCTAATAATATGGCTTCATCATACACCTTAGGTTTAAATAGTGCGGCTTGTTTTGGTGCTAGCGTTGCTATATTATTATCACTTCCAAGTATTTTTACTCAAATATTTGCAGTGTTAAGCGCTTTAATATCACTACTGTTTTGTATTTTTGTAAAGGATAAAAATTCAATAATCCTAGCAGGGATTTTAATTGCTGCATTTTTTCAATCTTTAATTGCTTTGATTAAATTTATAGCTGACCCTTTTTTAAAATTACCACAAATTGTATTTTGGCTACTTGGCTCATTTAGCGCTGTAAGATTTGAAGATATAATATTAATTTTACCTTTATATATTTTTTCGCTAGTTTTTTTATTTCTTTTAAGATTTAAGATAAATATTCTTTGCGTAAATGATAATTTTGCAAAAAGCTTTGCAAGCGATAATAAAAAATTAAGAATTTTAGTTATTTTTTTATGCACTTTACTTAGTGCTTGTGCTGTTTGTTTGTGTGGAATTATAGCCTTTGTTGGGGTTATAATTGCACATTTTGTAAGATTTTTTGGTGTTTATAATTACTCAAAATTATTATTTTATAGTTTTATATACGGTGGAATTTATTTAATAATAATTGATGATTTTGCAAGAGCAATAAGTGATGTTGAATTACCAATTGGTGTTTTTACATCTATAATTGGTGTAGTTATTTTAATTTTTATATTAATAAAAGAGAAAAAATGTTAA
- a CDS encoding ABC transporter ATP-binding protein, translating into MLKIKNLNFSYKNKQILNNINLEITKNSALIALNGAGKSTLFNCITNNIKNNAQIYINNNDIQKMSIKELAKELSYLPQNIELSIKLTVFEFCLFSCNLNNYFAKAKQEDIIKINNILKKFKLFHLRNSYFNELSGGQQQLISIIALLCNDSKILILDEPFAALDLANTKFLLDFFTSLNKIIFFSTHNIKHALYLNCDIYLLKNSQIEKLNKIDNNILNYIYECDVSKLI; encoded by the coding sequence ATGTTAAAGATAAAAAACCTTAATTTTTCTTATAAAAATAAACAAATCTTAAATAATATTAATTTAGAAATCACAAAAAACTCAGCCTTGATAGCCTTAAATGGTGCTGGAAAAAGCACATTATTTAATTGTATTACAAATAATATTAAAAATAATGCACAAATATATATAAATAATAATGATATTCAAAAAATGAGCATTAAAGAACTTGCAAAAGAGCTTTCATATTTGCCGCAAAATATTGAATTATCAATAAAATTAACGGTTTTTGAATTTTGTTTGTTCTCTTGTAATTTAAATAATTATTTTGCAAAAGCAAAACAAGAAGATATTATAAAAATTAACAATATTTTAAAAAAATTTAAACTCTTTCACCTAAGAAATTCTTATTTTAATGAACTTAGCGGCGGACAACAACAACTAATAAGTATAATTGCCCTACTTTGCAATGATAGTAAAATTTTAATCTTAGATGAGCCTTTTGCTGCTTTAGATCTTGCAAATACTAAATTTTTATTAGACTTTTTTACTTCTTTAAATAAAATAATTTTTTTTAGCACACATAATATTAAACACGCTTTATATCTTAATTGCGATATATATTTATTAAAAAATTCACAAATAGAAAAATTAAATAAAATAGATAACAATATTTTAAATTATATTTATGAATGTGATGTTAGTAAATTAATTTAA
- the accA gene encoding acetyl-CoA carboxylase carboxyl transferase subunit alpha, producing the protein MAAYLDFEKNIKQLDEDIVNANIKGDTDAVNILKKNLDKELVKTYKNLSDFQKLQLARHPDRPYALDYVRLILQNSYELHGDRAFRDDPAIVCFAGYIADKKVMLIGEQKGRGTKYKLHRNFGMPHPEGYRKVLRFAKLAEKFQIPVVFLVDTPGAYPGIGAEERGQSEAIAKNLYELSNLKTITISIVIGEGGSGGALALGVADKLAMLKNSVFSVISPEGCAAILWNDPSKSEAATKAMKISADDLLEQRLIDDIIEEGIAHRNKEVAASNIQNYILSKIDELSKYDVNELVALRMQKILKLGSYDEK; encoded by the coding sequence ATGGCTGCATATTTAGATTTTGAAAAAAATATCAAGCAGCTTGATGAAGATATCGTAAATGCTAATATTAAAGGCGATACCGATGCTGTTAATATTTTAAAAAAGAATTTAGATAAGGAGCTAGTTAAAACATATAAAAATTTAAGTGATTTTCAAAAGTTGCAACTAGCAAGACATCCTGATAGACCTTATGCCTTAGATTATGTTAGACTTATTTTGCAAAATTCTTATGAATTACATGGAGATAGAGCTTTTAGAGACGACCCTGCTATAGTGTGTTTTGCAGGATATATTGCAGATAAAAAAGTAATGCTAATAGGTGAGCAAAAAGGTAGAGGTACAAAGTATAAGTTACATAGAAATTTTGGTATGCCACATCCTGAAGGTTATCGTAAGGTTTTAAGATTTGCTAAATTAGCAGAAAAATTTCAAATACCTGTTGTGTTTTTGGTTGATACCCCTGGTGCTTATCCTGGTATTGGTGCTGAAGAGCGTGGGCAAAGCGAAGCTATTGCTAAGAATTTATATGAATTAAGTAATTTAAAAACTATTACAATCTCAATTGTTATTGGAGAAGGTGGTAGTGGTGGTGCATTGGCTTTAGGTGTAGCAGATAAATTAGCTATGCTAAAAAATTCTGTTTTTTCTGTTATATCTCCTGAAGGTTGCGCAGCTATTTTATGGAATGACCCTAGTAAAAGCGAAGCGGCAACGAAGGCTATGAAGATTAGTGCTGATGATTTATTAGAACAAAGATTAATTGATGATATTATTGAAGAAGGTATTGCTCATAGAAATAAAGAAGTAGCAGCAAGCAATATTCAAAATTATATTCTTTCTAAAATTGATGAACTGTCAAAATATGATGTAAATGAATTAGTTGCATTAAGAATGCAAAAAATCTTAAAATTAGGCTCTTATGACGAAAAATAA
- a CDS encoding restriction endonuclease has product MFIITIILLIIILIMQSKYKKNNAQIIKLNKTIEKLNTENNILKYKIKKQKDNYKNYLKNKENSFKKGQDYELKIKKHFESMDYKVYPNGYLLGKKDGGIDLIAYKNNEVSLVQCKCYKNPPKQELLRKFIGDCELYIKNNENKLKNKIIKKIFVTSCEQKDYGVEKFLNENQNIITYLILV; this is encoded by the coding sequence TTGTTTATAATAACTATTATTTTATTAATAATTATTCTTATTATGCAATCAAAATATAAAAAAAATAACGCACAAATTATAAAATTAAACAAAACAATTGAAAAGCTCAATACAGAAAATAATATTTTAAAATATAAAATAAAAAAACAAAAAGATAATTATAAAAACTATTTAAAAAATAAAGAAAATTCTTTTAAAAAAGGTCAAGATTACGAATTAAAAATTAAAAAGCACTTTGAAAGTATGGATTATAAAGTATATCCAAACGGTTATTTACTAGGAAAAAAAGATGGCGGTATTGATTTAATAGCTTATAAAAACAATGAAGTAAGTCTAGTACAATGCAAATGCTATAAAAATCCACCAAAACAAGAATTGTTAAGAAAATTTATAGGAGATTGCGAACTTTATATAAAAAATAATGAAAATAAATTAAAAAATAAAATTATAAAAAAAATTTTTGTTACAAGTTGCGAGCAAAAAGATTACGGGGTTGAAAAATTTCTAAATGAAAATCAAAATATAATTACTTACTTAATATTAGTATAA
- a CDS encoding molybdopterin-dependent oxidoreductase — protein sequence MKKLIASRIGAFYYDDGKVSPFEFDEKASHMINSYPSRINSASRIKYPMIRKSFLANKDKSLRGKDEFIRVSWQEAINIIHEEIIKAKGHIYAESYEWGGIGQVSWGRMCVQRLMRVLGGAIFEENDYSTGAALAMMPYVFSSKVVYERPTDLKAICNNAELVLFIGANPLVTNLISHDVPLHEHYKYYEILKNKNNIFIDVYANESSKFLNAKNIIINPNTDSALLISICTFLYENNLYNKEFIKKYCTGFDEFKDYFLGNNDGVKKDFAWASEICKIEQSVIKNLALQLANKKSILILGRSIQRQANGEFNYLAAISLAAMLGHIGKDGLGIEFNLISGCKGESVKNVKKIKDLNSIFPKITSNDIFIPTSRLQEALLNPNKAIKYKEEEIILPDIKLLINASSSFFTHQPNTNKSIKAYTKADCIICLEPFFTYDAKMSDIILPVALEGEREDIAISSNKEIIFALKKIKDDFYEAKSDFQICKMIAKSFNKSYEFCKDLDELDIVELIYDDLKNEYKKDNIYLPNFNEFYEKSFVKIPSLKEQESYTRFKDLKNINLANEKISKMGLNAYAHYKKADEFCNNYPYFLVSPHSKYRLHSQLDNSDIAFKINNKEPVYLNSKLAKKHKIKNNDIVKIFNHRGAVLCGVVIDESVKDNVLILHQGAWFMPDENGICQNGNANVLTSSKISSIISCSNIAHTCKVDLSLFKSAE from the coding sequence ATGAAAAAGTTAATTGCTAGTAGAATAGGAGCTTTTTATTATGATGATGGCAAAGTAAGTCCATTTGAATTTGATGAAAAAGCAAGCCATATGATAAATTCATATCCTAGTAGGATAAATAGTGCTAGTAGAATTAAATATCCTATGATTAGAAAATCTTTTTTAGCCAATAAAGATAAAAGCTTAAGAGGAAAGGATGAATTTATAAGAGTTTCTTGGCAAGAAGCAATAAATATAATTCATGAAGAAATAATTAAAGCAAAAGGACATATTTATGCAGAAAGCTACGAGTGGGGAGGAATAGGGCAAGTTAGCTGGGGTAGAATGTGTGTGCAAAGATTAATGAGAGTTTTAGGTGGAGCTATTTTTGAGGAAAATGATTATTCAACAGGTGCAGCTTTAGCTATGATGCCTTATGTGTTTTCTTCAAAAGTTGTTTATGAAAGACCAACTGATTTAAAAGCAATTTGCAATAATGCTGAACTTGTTTTATTTATTGGGGCTAATCCTTTAGTAACTAATTTAATATCTCACGATGTACCACTACATGAGCATTATAAATATTATGAAATCTTAAAAAATAAAAATAATATTTTTATTGATGTATATGCAAACGAAAGTTCAAAATTTTTAAATGCAAAAAATATTATCATTAATCCAAATACTGATAGTGCTTTACTTATATCAATTTGTACTTTTTTATATGAAAACAATTTGTACAATAAAGAATTTATAAAAAAATATTGCACTGGTTTTGATGAATTTAAGGATTATTTTTTAGGAAATAATGATGGGGTAAAAAAAGATTTTGCTTGGGCTAGTGAAATTTGCAAAATAGAGCAATCTGTTATAAAAAATCTTGCTTTACAATTGGCAAATAAAAAATCAATTTTAATTTTAGGTAGATCAATCCAAAGGCAAGCAAATGGAGAATTTAACTATCTAGCAGCAATAAGTTTAGCTGCGATGCTAGGACATATTGGTAAAGATGGGCTTGGTATTGAGTTTAATTTAATAAGTGGTTGTAAGGGTGAAAGCGTAAAAAATGTTAAGAAAATTAAGGATTTAAATTCTATCTTTCCAAAAATCACTTCTAATGATATTTTTATTCCTACTTCAAGATTACAAGAAGCTTTGTTAAATCCCAATAAAGCTATTAAATATAAAGAAGAAGAAATAATCTTACCTGATATTAAACTTTTAATAAATGCAAGTTCATCTTTTTTTACACATCAGCCAAATACAAATAAAAGTATTAAAGCTTATACTAAAGCAGACTGCATAATATGCTTAGAGCCTTTTTTTACTTATGATGCTAAAATGAGTGATATTATTTTGCCTGTTGCTCTTGAAGGAGAAAGAGAAGATATTGCAATATCATCAAATAAAGAAATAATTTTTGCTCTAAAAAAGATAAAAGATGATTTTTATGAAGCAAAAAGTGATTTTCAAATATGTAAGATGATAGCAAAAAGTTTTAATAAATCTTATGAGTTTTGTAAAGACTTAGATGAGCTTGATATTGTAGAATTAATTTATGATGATTTAAAAAATGAATACAAAAAAGATAACATTTATTTGCCTAATTTTAATGAATTTTATGAAAAATCTTTTGTAAAAATTCCATCTTTAAAAGAGCAAGAAAGTTATACAAGATTTAAAGATTTAAAAAATATAAATCTTGCAAACGAAAAAATAAGTAAAATGGGTTTAAATGCTTATGCGCATTATAAAAAAGCAGATGAATTTTGCAATAACTATCCTTATTTTTTAGTAAGTCCGCACTCAAAATATAGATTACATTCTCAGCTTGATAATAGTGATATTGCTTTTAAGATTAACAATAAAGAGCCTGTGTATTTAAATTCTAAATTAGCTAAAAAACATAAGATAAAAAATAACGATATTGTTAAAATATTTAATCATCGTGGAGCAGTTTTATGCGGAGTTGTTATTGATGAAAGCGTAAAGGATAATGTTTTAATTCTTCATCAAGGTGCTTGGTTTATGCCAGATGAAAATGGAATTTGTCAAAACGGGAATGCTAATGTATTAACATCATCTAAAATAAGCTCTATTATTTCTTGTTCAAATATAGCACATACTTGCAAGGTTGATTTATCTTTATTTAAAAGTGCTGAATAA
- a CDS encoding beta-ketoacyl-ACP synthase II: MKRVVVTGIGMINALGLDKESSFKAICDGVSGVGKITLFDTSDFSVQIAAEVKNFDPLSVLSVKEVKKTDRFIQLGLAAAKEAINDAKFNELTEEEKENFGIVSAAGIGGLPNIEKNSNVCLQKGASKISPFFIPSALVNMLGGFTSIEYGLKGPNLSCVTACAAGTHALGEAYKTIVCEQANRMLVIGAESAICPVGIGGFAAMKALSTKNDNPELASSPFDASRDGFVMGEGAAALVLEDYESAKQRNATIYAELIGFGESADAHHITSPSLDGPLRAMKKALDMAKKTNPDIKIDYINAHGTSTPANDKNETAAVKELFKDNIPLMSSTKGQIGHCLGAAGAIEAVISIMAMRDGIIPPTINLRNQDADCDLDYVANSARKQEINTVMSNSFGFGGTNGSVIFKRI, translated from the coding sequence TTGAAAAGAGTAGTAGTAACTGGCATTGGAATGATAAATGCATTAGGGCTTGACAAGGAAAGTTCATTTAAGGCGATTTGTGATGGAGTTAGTGGTGTTGGTAAAATTACTCTTTTTGATACCAGTGATTTTAGTGTGCAAATTGCAGCAGAAGTTAAAAATTTTGACCCACTAAGTGTTTTAAGCGTAAAAGAAGTTAAAAAAACTGATAGATTTATTCAACTTGGTTTAGCAGCTGCTAAAGAAGCAATTAACGATGCAAAATTTAATGAACTTACAGAAGAAGAAAAAGAAAATTTTGGTATTGTTAGCGCAGCAGGTATAGGTGGATTGCCTAATATAGAAAAAAATTCAAATGTTTGTCTACAAAAGGGTGCTAGCAAAATATCACCTTTTTTTATACCATCAGCTTTGGTTAATATGTTAGGTGGTTTTACTTCAATTGAGTATGGCTTAAAGGGTCCTAATTTATCTTGTGTTACAGCTTGCGCAGCAGGAACTCACGCCTTAGGAGAAGCTTATAAAACTATAGTTTGCGAACAGGCTAATAGAATGCTTGTAATAGGTGCAGAGTCGGCTATTTGCCCAGTTGGAATAGGTGGTTTTGCCGCTATGAAGGCTTTATCAACTAAAAATGATAATCCAGAATTAGCATCTAGTCCTTTTGACGCTAGTAGAGATGGTTTTGTTATGGGAGAAGGTGCAGCAGCTTTAGTTTTAGAAGACTATGAAAGTGCTAAACAAAGAAACGCAACTATTTATGCAGAGTTAATCGGTTTTGGAGAAAGTGCTGATGCTCATCATATTACTTCTCCTAGCTTAGATGGACCATTAAGAGCTATGAAAAAAGCTTTAGATATGGCTAAAAAAACTAATCCTGATATTAAAATTGACTATATTAACGCACACGGAACATCAACTCCAGCAAATGATAAGAATGAAACAGCGGCAGTAAAAGAGCTATTTAAAGATAATATTCCTCTAATGAGTTCTACAAAAGGTCAAATCGGGCATTGCTTAGGTGCAGCTGGTGCTATTGAAGCTGTTATTTCAATTATGGCAATGAGAGATGGCATAATTCCACCTACTATTAATTTAAGAAATCAAGATGCAGATTGTGATTTAGATTATGTTGCTAATTCTGCAAGAAAGCAAGAGATTAACACGGTTATGAGTAATTCTTTTGGCTTTGGTGGAACTAACGGTAGTGTTATTTTTAAAAGGATTTAA
- a CDS encoding ABC transporter substrate-binding protein, with amino-acid sequence MKELLLLLLIITSLQAKNFTFTDQIGREVSIEVPVKKIVVMQHHSLDILAQLKSQDKVIATEKNILSDLGDYIKMMYPNIDKLPKPGDLQNYNLEEIIKLKPDIVIAASQANLKQLQLLEELGIKTAVISLRLEGKQENPQEPVLKNANLAYTNGLYDAINILANLVAKEDVAKELIDFCKESRRILNEKLKNVKTKLRVFVANENNKTYGNDKYVGVALENAKAINTAAKYFQGYKTYSFELLAKINPDVILVSDRYKNEYIKITNDEQYKVLNAVKNNKVLLLPYYTKQWGNPNTDSIALGELYLAYKFYPDLISKDLLKKRIEYFYKHFYGLDFNDEIN; translated from the coding sequence ATGAAAGAATTATTACTTTTACTTTTAATAATTACTTCCTTGCAAGCAAAAAATTTTACTTTTACTGACCAAATTGGTAGAGAAGTTAGCATAGAAGTGCCAGTAAAAAAAATAGTTGTTATGCAGCATCATAGCTTAGATATTTTAGCTCAATTAAAGTCTCAAGATAAGGTTATTGCTACTGAAAAAAATATTTTATCAGATTTAGGAGATTATATTAAAATGATGTATCCTAATATTGATAAACTTCCTAAGCCTGGTGATTTACAAAATTACAATTTAGAAGAGATTATAAAACTAAAACCAGATATCGTAATAGCAGCCTCACAAGCTAATTTAAAGCAGCTGCAACTTTTAGAAGAACTAGGTATTAAAACCGCTGTTATCTCACTTAGATTAGAAGGCAAACAAGAAAATCCACAAGAACCTGTATTAAAAAACGCAAATTTAGCTTATACGAATGGTTTATATGATGCTATTAATATCTTAGCTAATTTAGTAGCTAAAGAAGATGTTGCTAAAGAATTAATTGATTTTTGCAAAGAATCAAGAAGAATTTTAAATGAAAAATTAAAAAATGTTAAAACAAAACTAAGAGTTTTTGTTGCTAATGAAAATAATAAAACTTATGGAAATGATAAATATGTGGGTGTTGCTTTAGAAAATGCAAAAGCGATAAATACAGCAGCAAAATATTTTCAAGGATATAAAACTTATAGTTTTGAACTTTTAGCAAAAATAAACCCAGATGTAATTTTGGTTTCAGATAGATATAAAAATGAATATATAAAAATAACAAATGATGAACAATACAAGGTGTTAAATGCGGTAAAAAATAACAAAGTGCTATTATTACCTTATTATACAAAACAATGGGGAAATCCTAATACAGATTCAATAGCACTTGGAGAACTTTATTTAGCATATAAATTTTATCCTGATTTAATTAGTAAAGATTTATTAAAAAAGAGAATAGAATATTTTTATAAACATTTTTACGGGCTAGATTTTAATGATGAAATTAATTAG
- a CDS encoding type III restriction-modification system endonuclease has product MSNFNFTNDLIHQNKAVESVLELFSTNDLKANVKRVQENNNIKNQNFKDDNIYDICMQTGTGKTYTYTKTMFMLNNAYNYDSFIVLVPTLAIKSGTKNFFELSRQHFIDEFGKSLSFYEVKSEKSNKKGQMPQSIKDFCKHDDKNSIRVLLINAGMLNSDTFKNDYESNLFDEFFNIFDALAHTKSVLIIDEPHKFAKENSTWQNILKLKARFILRYGATFKEYSNLLYNLTPLQAFNDNLVKGVRAFVQDFKIGQKAYIKLKDLNKNEPIFCDDKNNQFSLKKGQNFSCFYDFLNELFVEDFNTKRVLLSNGVELSKNDKFNPFSFNDDLAKQMINACLNEHFKLEKDFLSKKVKIKPLSLFFIDDISSYRGENARLKEYFEKALKAKIEEELKHCDEGFYKEYLKKSLEDISLTHGGYFSKDNSDKDEKIEQEINEILHDKIKLLSLDNIRRFIFCKWTLKEGWDNPNVFNICKLRNSASEISKLQEVGRGLRLPVDEHKNRLNDDGFYLNYFVDASESDFIKKLISEIEIQENENELKLGDILDEKFYKLILSEYNLNEDIIYDELFKCEAINKRSVIINIEKLQEKYPLAFNKNHLKKDKVKNAKDKEKKVKIKKHLYKDIKILWEEINKKVFLKYSANEDVFLANFKNFLKEYQENLQENKSYLTSTSISVKEGKIQAKTSVENNYCTIKMLNYKEFLLNLSAKLGLNANTLHKAFYELLKEESFNVNEYLNELSLNQLCKEFNLYLLNNSNKIFTISYEEFSSTIHPTKITDNKGSILDEIKASDVGVLSDKEASNESFLYEEIFYDSNIESENIKANIKEVCVYMKIPKNSLKIPVAGGFTYSPDFAYVLKDNLGKVHYFVLESKGVDSKLNLRNDENEKINHAASLFKGLKISFIKQLKNNEIKKIVQQVLDA; this is encoded by the coding sequence ATGAGTAATTTTAATTTTACAAATGATTTAATACATCAAAATAAAGCAGTTGAAAGTGTTTTAGAGCTTTTTAGCACAAATGATTTAAAAGCAAATGTAAAAAGGGTGCAAGAAAATAATAATATCAAAAATCAAAATTTTAAAGATGATAATATTTATGATATTTGTATGCAAACAGGCACAGGTAAAACCTACACATACACAAAAACTATGTTTATGCTAAATAATGCTTATAATTATGATAGTTTTATCGTACTCGTGCCAACCTTAGCGATAAAATCAGGTACTAAAAACTTTTTTGAGCTTTCACGCCAACATTTTATTGATGAGTTTGGCAAAAGCCTAAGTTTTTATGAAGTTAAAAGCGAAAAATCAAATAAAAAAGGACAAATGCCACAAAGCATAAAAGATTTTTGCAAACACGATGATAAAAATTCTATAAGAGTGCTTTTAATTAATGCTGGTATGCTTAATTCTGATACTTTTAAAAATGATTATGAAAGCAATCTTTTTGATGAGTTTTTTAATATTTTTGATGCCTTAGCACATACAAAAAGTGTTTTAATCATAGATGAGCCGCATAAATTTGCTAAAGAAAATAGCACTTGGCAAAATATTTTAAAGCTTAAAGCAAGATTTATTTTAAGATACGGAGCTACTTTTAAAGAGTACTCAAACTTGCTTTATAATCTTACCCCACTTCAAGCTTTTAATGATAATTTAGTAAAGGGTGTAAGAGCCTTTGTACAGGATTTTAAAATAGGGCAAAAAGCTTATATAAAATTAAAAGATTTAAATAAAAATGAGCCTATTTTTTGTGATGATAAAAACAATCAATTTAGTTTAAAAAAGGGGCAGAATTTTTCTTGTTTTTATGATTTTTTGAATGAGCTTTTTGTAGAAGATTTTAACACAAAAAGAGTGCTTTTATCAAACGGAGTTGAGCTTAGTAAAAATGATAAATTTAATCCTTTTAGCTTTAATGATGATTTGGCTAAGCAAATGATTAATGCTTGTTTAAATGAACATTTTAAACTTGAAAAAGACTTTTTAAGCAAAAAGGTAAAAATAAAACCCTTAAGCTTGTTTTTCATAGATGATATTAGCTCTTATCGTGGAGAAAATGCAAGGCTAAAAGAGTATTTTGAAAAGGCTTTAAAGGCTAAAATAGAAGAAGAGTTAAAACATTGTGATGAAGGCTTTTATAAAGAATATTTAAAAAAATCTTTAGAAGATATTAGTCTTACACACGGGGGATATTTTTCTAAAGATAATAGTGATAAAGATGAAAAAATCGAGCAAGAAATCAATGAAATTTTACACGATAAAATAAAACTTTTAAGTTTGGATAATATAAGGAGATTTATTTTTTGTAAATGGACACTTAAAGAAGGTTGGGATAATCCAAATGTTTTTAATATTTGCAAATTAAGAAATAGTGCAAGTGAAATTAGCAAACTTCAAGAAGTTGGCCGTGGGCTTAGACTGCCTGTTGATGAGCATAAAAATAGGCTAAATGATGATGGGTTTTATTTAAATTATTTTGTTGATGCTAGTGAGAGTGATTTTATAAAAAAATTAATAAGCGAAATTGAAATTCAAGAAAATGAAAACGAACTGAAGCTAGGAGATATTTTAGATGAAAAATTTTATAAGCTAATTTTAAGCGAATATAATTTAAATGAAGATATTATTTATGATGAACTTTTCAAATGCGAAGCGATAAATAAAAGAAGTGTAATTATAAATATAGAAAAACTACAAGAAAAATATCCCTTAGCTTTTAATAAAAATCATCTTAAAAAAGACAAGGTAAAAAATGCTAAAGATAAGGAAAAAAAGGTAAAAATAAAAAAGCACTTATATAAAGATATTAAAATTTTATGGGAAGAGATTAATAAAAAAGTATTTTTAAAATACAGTGCAAATGAAGATGTATTTTTAGCAAATTTTAAAAATTTTTTAAAAGAATATCAAGAGAATTTGCAAGAAAATAAAAGCTATTTAACAAGCACGAGCATAAGCGTAAAAGAAGGAAAAATACAAGCAAAAACTAGTGTAGAAAATAATTATTGCACTATTAAAATGCTAAATTATAAAGAGTTTTTATTAAATCTTAGCGCTAAACTTGGACTTAATGCAAATACCTTGCATAAAGCATTTTATGAGCTTTTAAAAGAAGAAAGTTTTAATGTAAATGAGTATTTAAACGAGCTTAGCTTAAATCAGCTTTGCAAGGAGTTTAATTTATATCTTTTAAATAATTCAAACAAGATTTTTACAATATCTTATGAAGAGTTTTCAAGCACCATCCACCCAACAAAAATAACGGATAATAAAGGTAGTATTTTAGATGAAATAAAGGCTAGTGATGTAGGCGTTTTAAGCGATAAAGAAGCTAGCAATGAAAGCTTTTTATATGAAGAAATTTTTTACGATAGTAATATTGAAAGTGAAAATATTAAGGCAAATATTAAAGAAGTTTGCGTTTATATGAAAATACCTAAAAACTCGCTTAAAATCCCTGTTGCTGGTGGTTTTACATATTCGCCTGATTTTGCATATGTGCTAAAAGATAATCTTGGTAAGGTGCATTATTTTGTGCTTGAGAGTAAGGGTGTTGATAGTAAATTAAATTTAAGAAATGATGAAAATGAAAAGATTAATCACGCAGCAAGTCTTTTTAAAGGGCTTAAAATTAGCTTTATTAAACAATTAAAAAATAATGAAATTAAAAAAATAGTTCAACAAGTGCTAGATGCTTAG